Proteins co-encoded in one Pithys albifrons albifrons isolate INPA30051 chromosome 14, PitAlb_v1, whole genome shotgun sequence genomic window:
- the NALF2 gene encoding NALCN channel auxiliary factor 2: MIRGAWMSPRGGAAGGAVCCAPRRSDKPVADPERAQKWRLSLASLLFFTVLLSDHLWLCAGAKLRARERPRGRGPRALGAAEPAGGTCEALLGNLSRGPGGPCPAARGGDLDSACARLLAPQRPRAPGAPLRSPPAGSAHAAPFFASPSSKRTFLQAYFRNFNLSFCDTYTIWDLLREMAGPDGLDCSLDNLMVDLVVAAAGALGGEACSSCVQAYQRLDQHAQEKYEEFDLLLEKYLQSEEYSVRSCLTDCKAVYKAWLCSEYFNVTQQQCRQRIPCKQYCLEVQTRCPFVLPDNDELIYGGLPGFICTGLLENQLPDEEAKCCEVQWDSCDHPPDSNDDTSPKSTASESLHFHRHDPHVHHQRQNHYHLYHHHHHQYHQYHQPRSPSLLPVSAGSRLGSSRIRLCVLVLMLLHTMVSFSSVHSAGAAAGLGPEALPTLEESVARDE; this comes from the exons ATGATCCGCGGCGCCTGGATGTCCCCCCGCGGGGGCGCCGCCGGCGGGGCCGTGTGCTGCGCGCCGCGCCGCAGCGACAAGCCGGTGGCCGACCCCGAGCGGGCGCAGAAATGGCGCCTGTCGCTCGCCTCGCTCCTCTTCTTCACCGTGCTCCTCTCCGACCATCTGTGGCTCTGCGCCGGGGCCAAGCTGCGCGCCCGGGAGCGGCCGCGGGGCCGCGGGCCCAGGGCGCTGGGGGCGGCCGAGCCGGCGGGCGGCACCTGCGAGGCCCTGCTGGGCAACCTGagccgcggccccggcgggcCCTGCCCGGCCGCCCGCGGCGGGGACCTGGACTCGGCGTGCGCCCGCCTGCTCGCCCCGCAGCGCCCGCGGGCCCCCGGCGCGCCCCTGCGCTCGCCCCCCGCCGGCAGCGCCCACGCCGCGCCCTTCTTCGCCTCGCCCTCCTCCAAGAGGACCTTCCTGCAGGCGTACTTCAGGAACTTCAACCTCTCCTTTTGTGATACTTACACGATCTGGGACCTGCTGCGGGAGATGGCCGGCCCGGACGGCCTGGACTGCAGCCTGGACAACCTGATGGTGGACCTGGTGGTGGCGGCGGCCGGGGCGCTGGGCGGAGAGGCCTGTAGCAGCTGCGTCCAGGCGTACCAGCGGCTGGACCAACACGCTCAGGAAAAATACGAGGAGTTCGACCTCTTGCTGGAGAAGTACTTGCAATCGGAAGAGTACTCGGTCAGGTCCTGCCTGACGGACTGCAAG GCTGTCTACAAGGCTTGGCTGTGCTCCGAGTACTTCAACGTGACCCAACAGCAGTGCCGGCAGCGGATCCCATGCAAGCAATACTGCCTGGAGGTGCAGACCAGGTGCCCCTTTGTGTTACCGGACAATGACGAGCTGATCTATGGAGGTTTGCCTGGCTTCATCTGTACGG gCCTGCTGGAGAACCAGCTGCCCGACGAGGAGGCCAAGTGCTGCGAGGTGCAATGGGACTCCTGCGACCACCCCCCAGACAGCAACGACGACACATCCCCCAAATCCACGGCATCAGAGTCACTCCATTTCCACCGCCACGACCCCCACGTCCATCACCAGCGGCAGAACCACTACCACctctaccaccaccaccaccaccagtaCCACCAGTACCACCAGCCCCGCTCCCCATCCTTGCTGCCGGTCTCGGCAGGGTCTCGCCTCGGCAGCAGCAGGATCAGACTGTGCGTGCTGGTCCTGATGCTCCTGCACACCATGGTGTCCTTCTCGAGCGTGCACAGCGCTGGGGCGGCCGCGGGGCTCGGCCCGgaggccctgcccaccctggaggAGAGCGTGGCACGGGACGAGTGA